The following proteins come from a genomic window of Melospiza georgiana isolate bMelGeo1 chromosome 3, bMelGeo1.pri, whole genome shotgun sequence:
- the LBR gene encoding delta(14)-sterol reductase LBR has product MPSRKFANGEVVMGRWPGSVLYYEVQVTSYDDVAHLYTVKYKDGTELALKESDIKSQSSFKPRKSQSSSSSPSRRSSSRSRSRSRSPGRPAKGRRRSASQSREHKEDKKKPSQEPSIALPKPSENNTKRYNGEPESTEKNATSCIILEQKLKPDLEMKRVLEQYSLRPRKDDKKKEEIYSEKKTFVAVKPIEKVSTKTKEMEFGGRVGTFMLMLVLPATVFYLLLMCKQDDPSLLNFPPLPALESLWDWRVFGVILLWFFLQAAFYLLPIGKVVEGLPLSSGRRLQYRINGFYAFILTAAAIGVLLYFEFELHSLYDHLVQFAAAAAAFALALSVYLYVRSLRAPEEELAPGGNSGYFIYDFFTGHELNPRIGSFDLKYFCELRPGLIGWVVINLAMLLAEMKIHNLSVPSLSMILVNSFQLLYVVDALWNEEAVLTTMDITHDGFGFMLAFGDLVWVPFVYSLQAFYLVGHPTTISWPVAAAITALNCIGYYIFRSANSQKNNFRRNPADPKLANLKFIPTATGKGLLVTGWWGFVRHPNYLGDIIMALAWSLPCGFNHILPYFYVIYFICLLVHREARDEHHCKQKYGLAWERYCQRVPYRIFPYIY; this is encoded by the exons TCGCAGTCATCGTTCAAGCCCAGGAAGAGCCAGTCCTCCTCGAGCTCCCCCTCCCGGAGGAGCAGCAGCCGATCCCGATCCCGCTCCCGCTCTCCTGGCCGGCCAGCCAAGGGCAGGCGTCgctctgcttcccagagcagggagcacaaGGAGGACAAAAAGAAACCCAGCCAGGAGCCCAGCATAGCTCTGCCG AAACCGAGTGAGAATAACACCAAAAGGTACAATGGTGAACCTGAAAGTACAGAGAAAAATGCCACATCCTGCATCATCTTGGAG CAAAAGTTAAAACCAGACCTGGAAATGAAGCGTGTGCTCGAGCAGTACAGCTTGCGTCCGAGGAAAGATgacaagaaaaaagaagagatttattcagagaaaaaaacttTTGTGGCTGTGAAACCAATTGAAAAAGTAtcaacaaaaacaaaggagatGGAGTTTGGGGGAAGAGTTG GGACCTTCATGCTGATGTTAGTCCTGCCTGCTACTGTATTCTACCTGCTGTTGATGTGCAAACAAGATGATCCAAGTCTTCTGAActtccctcctctgccagcacttGAGAGTCTTTGGGATTGGAGGGTGTTTGGTGTCATTCTCCTGTGGTTTTTCCTTCAAGCTGCATTTTACTTGCTGCCAATTGGAAAG GTTGTAGAAGGCCTGCCTCTTTCCAGTGGAAGGAGACTGCAGTACCGGATAAATG GgttttatgcttttattttgaCTGCTGCAGCCATTGGAGTTCTGCTGTACTTTGAGTTTGAGCTCCATTCCTTGTACGATCACCTGGTGCAGTTTGCAGCGGCAGCCGCAGCGTTCGCTCTGGCGCTGAGCGTTTACCTGTACGTGCGGTCCCTGAGGGCAcctgaggaggagctggcacCAGGTGGAAATTCTG GGTATTTTATTTATGACTTTTTTACTGGACATGAACTAAACCCTCGTATTGGCAGCTTTGACCTCAAATACTTCTGTGAGTTGCGTCCAGGATTAATTGGCTGG GTTGTTATAAACTTGGCAATGCTCTTGGCTGAGATGAAGATCCACAATCTCAGTGTGCCATCCCTGTCCATGATTCTTGTGAACAGCTTCCAGCTTCTCTATGTGGTGGATGCTCTTTGGAATGAG GAAGCTGTTTTGACTACAATGGACATTACCCATGATGGATTTGGATTCATGCTGGCCTTTGGAGATCTGGTGTGGGTTCCATTTGTCTACAGCCTGCAGGCCTTCTACTTAGTGGGTCACCCCACCACAATTTCTTGGCCTGTTGCTGCTGCAATTACTGCTCTGAACT GTATTGGGTATTACATCTTCCGCAGCGCAAATTCTCAGAAGAACAATTTCCGACGGAATCCAGCAGACCCCAAACTGGCCA ATCTGAAGTTTATACCCACTGCAACTGGCAAAGGGCTCCTTGTCACGGGCTGGTGGGGTTTTGTTCGTCACCCCAATTACCTTGGTGACATCATCATGGCTCTGGCATGGTCCCTACCCTGTG GTTTCAATCACATCCTGCCCTATTTCTACGTGATCTATTTCATCTGCCTGCTGGTGCACCGGGAGGCGCGTGACGAGCACCACTGCAAGCAGAAGTATGGGCTGGCCTGGGAGCGCTACTGCCAGCGCGTGCCCTACCGCATCTTCCCCTACATCTACTAG